A window of Cellulomonas wangleii genomic DNA:
AGCACCGTCGACGCGCGCCGCCTCGACCAGCTCGCCCGGGATCTCCCGCATGAAGTTGTGCAGCAGGAACACCGCCAGCGGCAGGCCGAACATGGTGTGCGAGAGCCACACGGCCCAGAACGTGCCCGCCACGCCGACGTCGGCGTACAGCGACAGCAGCGGGATGAGCGTGACCTGGATGGGCACGACCTGCAGCGCGAACACCGCGACGAACAGGGCGTCCCGGCCGCGGAACTGCATCCACGCGAACGAGTACGCCGCCAGCGTCGCCAGGAAGATCGGCAACACCACCGACGGGATGGTGATGACGACCGAGTTGATGACGAACGGCAGCAGCGACTGCGAGGAGTCGGTGGCGAGCACCGTCCGGTAGTTCTCGAGCGTGAAGTTCGGGTTCGTCAGGACCGTCCACCAGCCGGTGGAGTTGATGTCCGCGGCGGGCCGGAACGACGTGACGAGCAGGCCGAACGTCGGGATCGTCCACACGGTCGCCAGCACGACGGCGGCGACGGTGGCCCAGGGCGACGTCAGGCGCCGCTTGGTGGCGCGCACCGTGGAGGCGACGTCGCCCTCGCCGCGCGAGGCGGGCAGCACGACCTGGAGGGGGGGCGGGGTGGTGGTCATCGTGCCTCCGCCTGTCGCAGCTGCCGGACGTTGTAGACGATGATCGGGATCACCAGGACGAACAGCAGGACCGCGAGCGCGGCACCCAGTCCCTGGTTCCCGGCGGTGAAGCTCTGCGTGTAGAACTCGTTGGCCACGACGCTGGTGCCGTACAGGCCGCCGGTCATGGTCCGGACGATGTCGAAGACCTTGAGGCAGCCGATGGCGATGGTGGTGAGAACCACGACCAGCGTCGGGCGGATGCCCGGCACGGTGACGTACCGGAACATCTGCGAGGCCGACACCCCGTCGAGCCGCGCGGCCTCGATGACCTCCATCGGGATGGCCTTGATGGCCGCCGACAGGATCGTCATCGCGAACCCGGCCTGGATCCAGATCATCACGACGATGAGGAACAGGTTGTTCCACGGCTGGTTGAGCAGGAACTGCTGGGGTGACATCCCCAGCCACACCAGCACCTGGTTGAGCAGACCGATCTGCTCGGGGTTGACCCGCACGTCGGGGTCGTAGAAGCGGTACTCGTAGACGAACTTCCAGATGATCGAGGCGCCGACGAACGAGATGGCCATCGGCAGGAAGATCAGCGCCTTGGCGGCGGACTCCCCGCGGGCCCCGTTGACCCAGATCGCGTACAGCAGGCCCACCAGCGTCGCGACGAACGGGGTGACCAGGACCCACAGCACCGTGTTGCGCAGGACGACCAGCTGGTCGGGCGAGCTGAAGATCGCCGTGTAGTTGGCGATGCCGATGAACGACGAGCCGGCCGCGTCGAAGAGCGAGCGGACGACCGTGCGACCGGCCGGGTACAGCAGGCCCACGATCAGCAGCAGCACCGTCGGGCCGACGAAGAACCACGCGACGCGGCGTGCACCGCGACGCTCCAGCAACGAGACGACGAACAGGATCAGACCGATCACGACGGCGAACGCCGCCAGCGCCAGCACCATCGCGACCAGCTTGTCCGCGACGTTCATCGCACCTCCCGGGCACGTACGAGGATCAGGACGGGCCGAGCCGGGCACCCCGGACCGGACCGCTCCCCCACCCCGGGCGGGGTCGCCCGCAGGCGGGGGAACGGTCCGGTCGGGTCACCGGTCAGGGCCAGGCAGTCTCGATCTTCGAGAGGGTGTCCGCGGTCGACTGCCCCGTGATCCAGTTGGTCGACTCCTTCCAGAAGGCACCCGAGCCGACGGCCGCGGGCATCTGGTCGGAGCCGTCGAACCGGAACTCCGAGGCCGGGTCGAGCAGGATCTCGGCCGAGAGCAGGTCGATCGGGTTCACCAGGTTGTCGGTGTCCAGACCGCTGTTCGCGGTGATCCAGCCGCCACCGGTCTCCTCGGACGACGCGGCCGCCTTGAGGTTGGCCCACGTGTCGGTCGACCAGAACTCGAGCAGCGCCTGCACCTCGGGACGGTCGGAGAACGCGGTGACGAACTCACCGGCACCGAGCACCGGCTTGGTGGAGGTGTCCTCCGACGGCAGGTAGAACGCGAAGACGTCGCCGTCGTCCGCGACGTCGGTGCCGTCGGGGAAGTTCGCCGCGTAGAACGACGCCATCCGGTGCAGCGAGCACTGCCCGTCGAGGATCGGCAGACCCGCGTCCTGGAACGCGGTCGTGGCGATCGTCGACACGTCGCCGATGCCGCCGTTCACGTAGTCCGGGTTCTTCAGGTACTCGCCCACGGCGTCGAGCGCCTGCGTCGGCACCTCGGAGTCGAACGCGATCTCGTGCGAGACCCACTGGTCGTAGACGTCGGGGCCACCGACGCGCAGGACCATGTCCTCCATCCAGTCGGTCAGGGGCCAGCCGGTCGCCTCACCCGACGCGATACCGGCGCACCACGGCTTGTTGTTGCCGTCGGCCGCGATCTGCTCGGTCAGCGCCATGAGGTCGTCGAGCGTCTCGGGCACCTCGTACCCGTTCTCCTCGAACTGCGTCGGCGAGTACCAGACCAGCGACTTGACGCTCGCACCGGACGGGGCCGCGTAGAACGTGCCGTCGACCGTGCCGAGGTCCTTCCACGCCTCGCCCCAGAACTCGTCCACGTTGGCCGCGACGCCCTCGGGCGCCTCGACGACCGTGCCGGTCGCCACGAGCTGGGCCAGCAGGCCCGGCTGCGGGACGATCGCGATGTCCGGCGCGTTGCCCGCCTGGGCACGCACCAGGATCTGCTGCTCGAACTGCTTGTCGGCCTGGTAGTCGACCGTCGCGCCCGTGCACTCCTCGAAGGGCTCGAACGACGTCATGTAGGGCGTGTCCTCCGGCGCGACGATCCCCGCGTAGATGGTGATCGTCTTGCCGTCCAGGTCGCCGTACTGCTCGAAGTCGGCGCAGTCCACCTCGACCTCGTCGACCGCGGCGTCCGTGCTGCCGCCCGGCGTCTCGCCGTCTCCCGTGCTGCAGGCTGTCAGCGCGAGCGCAGCCACGGCGCCTGCCGCCAGCACGCCCGCGCTCTTGCGCATGTGCCTCATCGATCCCCCAACGTCCTCGTCTCGGATAACCGGCGAATCGACCCAACGCCGTCCTGGACGGCGTTGCAAGGCAAATCACCCGACGAGAGGGTCACGATTGGGTCACATCACCCCGACGGAGGCCCAGGTCAGGCCAGCACGCGCCGCAGGACCTCGACCGCGCCGTCGTCGTCGATCGTGCCGGTGACCTCGTCGGCCGCCGCGCGCACCGGGTCGGAGGCGTGGCCCATCGCCACCCCGCACGCGGCCCACCGCAGCATCTCGACGTCGTTCGCACCGTCGCCGATCGCCAGCGTCTCGTGCGGCTCGACGCCGAGCCGACGCCGCACCTCCTCCAGCGCCGACGCCTTGGAGACGCCGCCGGGTGTGAGGTCCAGCCAGGCCGACCAGCCGACGGCGTACGAGACCTCGTGCAGGCCGACGCGCTCCACGAGGGCGTGGAACTCCTCGGGCGTGCTGCGCGGTGCGCGGATGACGACGCGGGTGGCGGGCGCGCTGGCCAGCTCCTCGAGGGTCACGACCCGGTGCTCGCCCGAGAGCTCCCCGGGCGGGAACGGCGCGGACACCAGGAACCCCACGCCGAGGTCCTCGACGGCGTACAGGGCGTCGGGCAGCTCGAGGGCGATCGCGCGCACCGCCGGCCCGGGGTCGAACGTCACCGAGTGCGCCACCGTCCAGCCGGCGGGCTCGTCGGGGTCCAGCCGTACCGTGACGGCCCCGTTGGAGCACACCGCCCAGCCGTCGGTCAGGCCGAGGTCGCGCGCGACCGCGGTCGCCGAGTGCGCCGCGCGCCCCGTGGACAGCACGACGTGCACGCCGTGCTCGACCAGCGCGGTCACCGCGGCGCGCACGTCGTCGCTGATGACGCCGTCGTACGACATCAGCGTGCCGTCGACGTCCAGGGCGACGAGCCGGGTGCGGCGGCTCACCGGACCGGCTCCAGCACCTCGAGGCCGCCCAGGTAGGGCCGCAGGCCCTCCGGGACGCGCACCGAGCCGTCGGCCTGCTGGTGGTTCTCCAGCAGCGCGACGATCCAGCGCGTCGTGGCGAGCGTGCCGTTGAGGGTGGCGACGGTCCGCATGCCGTCGGCCGTGCGCTCGCGCACCCCGAGGCGACGGGCCTGGAACGTCGTGCAGTTGGAGGTCGACGTGAGCTCCAGCCAGCGCTGCTGGCTGGGCAGCCAGGCCTCGCAGTCGAACTTGCGCGCGGCGCTCGACCCCAGGTCGCCCGCCGCCGTGTCGATGACGCGGTACGGCAGCTCGGCCAGCGCCAGCATCTCCTTCTCCCACGCCAGGATCCGGCGGTGCTCCGCGGCGGCGTCCTCGGGGCGCGTCCAGACGAACGCCTCGACCTTGTGGAACTGGTGCACCCGGATGATGCCGCGGGTGTCCTTGCCGTACGACCCGGCCTCGCGCCGGTAGCAGGCGCTCCACCCCGCGTACCGCAGCGGGCCGTCCGACAGGTCGAGGATCTCGCCCGAGTGGAAGCCCGCGAGCGCGACCTCGCTGGTCCCCACGAGGTACAGGTCGTCCGCCTCGAGCCGGTAGACCTCGTCGGCGTGCGCGCCGAGGAAGCCCGTGCCGGCCATGACCTCGGGCTTGACGAGGGTCGGCGTGATGGTCGGGACGAAGCCGTTGCGGGTCGCGAGGTCCATCGCGGCGTTCAGCAGCGCGAGCTCGAGCCGCGCGCCGACACCGGTGAGGAAGTAGAAGCGCGACCCGGAGACCTTCGCGCCCCGCTCGGTGTCGATCGCGCGCAGCCCCTCCCCCAGGTCGAGGTGGTCCTTCACGACGAAGTCCGGCCCGTACTCGGCGGCCAGGTCGCGCGGCGTGCCGACGTGCTCGAGCACGACGTAGTCGTCCTCGCCGCCGGTGGGCACACCGTCCTCGACGACGTTGTCGATCCGCCGCGAGAGCTCGGTGGCGTGCGCCTGCGCCGCGTCGGCGTCGGCCTGCAGGGCCTTGACCCGCGCCGCGAGCTCCTTGGTGTGGGCGAGCAGCGCCTGCTTCTCGTCGCCCGACGCCTGCGCGACCTTCTTGCCGAGGGACTTCTGCTCGGCGCGCAGCGCCTCGTACTCCGTCAGCGCGGAGCGACGGCGGGCGTCGGCGTCGAGCACCTCGTCGACGAGGTGCGGGTCCGCGCCGCGCGCCACCTGGCTGGCTCGCACGAC
This region includes:
- a CDS encoding carbohydrate ABC transporter permease is translated as MTTTPPPLQVVLPASRGEGDVASTVRATKRRLTSPWATVAAVVLATVWTIPTFGLLVTSFRPAADINSTGWWTVLTNPNFTLENYRTVLATDSSQSLLPFVINSVVITIPSVVLPIFLATLAAYSFAWMQFRGRDALFVAVFALQVVPIQVTLIPLLSLYADVGVAGTFWAVWLSHTMFGLPLAVFLLHNFMREIPGELVEAARVDGAAHVTVFFRLMLPLLKPALAAFGIYQFLWVWNDLLVALTFAGSSNQVAPMTVALFNLTGTRGSQWFLLSAGAFVSIIVPAVVFLALQRYFVRGLLAGSVKG
- a CDS encoding carbohydrate ABC transporter permease; its protein translation is MNVADKLVAMVLALAAFAVVIGLILFVVSLLERRGARRVAWFFVGPTVLLLIVGLLYPAGRTVVRSLFDAAGSSFIGIANYTAIFSSPDQLVVLRNTVLWVLVTPFVATLVGLLYAIWVNGARGESAAKALIFLPMAISFVGASIIWKFVYEYRFYDPDVRVNPEQIGLLNQVLVWLGMSPQQFLLNQPWNNLFLIVVMIWIQAGFAMTILSAAIKAIPMEVIEAARLDGVSASQMFRYVTVPGIRPTLVVVLTTIAIGCLKVFDIVRTMTGGLYGTSVVANEFYTQSFTAGNQGLGAALAVLLFVLVIPIIVYNVRQLRQAEAR
- a CDS encoding ABC transporter substrate-binding protein produces the protein MRHMRKSAGVLAAGAVAALALTACSTGDGETPGGSTDAAVDEVEVDCADFEQYGDLDGKTITIYAGIVAPEDTPYMTSFEPFEECTGATVDYQADKQFEQQILVRAQAGNAPDIAIVPQPGLLAQLVATGTVVEAPEGVAANVDEFWGEAWKDLGTVDGTFYAAPSGASVKSLVWYSPTQFEENGYEVPETLDDLMALTEQIAADGNNKPWCAGIASGEATGWPLTDWMEDMVLRVGGPDVYDQWVSHEIAFDSEVPTQALDAVGEYLKNPDYVNGGIGDVSTIATTAFQDAGLPILDGQCSLHRMASFYAANFPDGTDVADDGDVFAFYLPSEDTSTKPVLGAGEFVTAFSDRPEVQALLEFWSTDTWANLKAAASSEETGGGWITANSGLDTDNLVNPIDLLSAEILLDPASEFRFDGSDQMPAAVGSGAFWKESTNWITGQSTADTLSKIETAWP
- a CDS encoding HAD family hydrolase, which translates into the protein MSRRTRLVALDVDGTLMSYDGVISDDVRAAVTALVEHGVHVVLSTGRAAHSATAVARDLGLTDGWAVCSNGAVTVRLDPDEPAGWTVAHSVTFDPGPAVRAIALELPDALYAVEDLGVGFLVSAPFPPGELSGEHRVVTLEELASAPATRVVIRAPRSTPEEFHALVERVGLHEVSYAVGWSAWLDLTPGGVSKASALEEVRRRLGVEPHETLAIGDGANDVEMLRWAACGVAMGHASDPVRAAADEVTGTIDDDGAVEVLRRVLA
- the serS gene encoding serine--tRNA ligase; this encodes MIDLQLLRQDPDVVRASQVARGADPHLVDEVLDADARRRSALTEYEALRAEQKSLGKKVAQASGDEKQALLAHTKELAARVKALQADADAAQAHATELSRRIDNVVEDGVPTGGEDDYVVLEHVGTPRDLAAEYGPDFVVKDHLDLGEGLRAIDTERGAKVSGSRFYFLTGVGARLELALLNAAMDLATRNGFVPTITPTLVKPEVMAGTGFLGAHADEVYRLEADDLYLVGTSEVALAGFHSGEILDLSDGPLRYAGWSACYRREAGSYGKDTRGIIRVHQFHKVEAFVWTRPEDAAAEHRRILAWEKEMLALAELPYRVIDTAAGDLGSSAARKFDCEAWLPSQQRWLELTSTSNCTTFQARRLGVRERTADGMRTVATLNGTLATTRWIVALLENHQQADGSVRVPEGLRPYLGGLEVLEPVR